GAAATTTCCAGGTGAACCGCTTACATCTTCCACTTCAGAATAAGCTAGGAGTGTGATATTAGGATGGTTTCCAACTTCGACCATTAAAGGAGTGAGGATACATTGCGCACAATCTAACGTTGGAAAAGTTTTGTCGAACTGAGCCATTTTCCCTCCAATACTTTGCCTTTTTTCGACGAGATACACCTTGTAACCAGCGTTTGCCAAGTCTAAAGCCGCCTTAATACCTGCAATACCGCCCCCAATAACTAGAGATTTCTTCTCTATAGGAAACGTCTCGGTTGTTAATGGATATAGGTGTACTGCTCTTTCAACAGCTGCCTTTATGAGTTCTATAACTTTCTCTTCTGCCTTTTCAGGATTGTCATCGTGAACCCACGTGGCTTGTTCTCTTATGTTAACTATCTCCAGCATGTACGGGTTTAATCCCGCTCTCTTAACCGTATTTTGAAAAGTATGAAGATGCATTGAAGGGGAACATGCAGCTATTATTACCCTATTAAGATTGTATTCCTTTACATCGCTAACTATAAGATCTTGACCAGGGGAAGAGCACATGTATAAATAATCTCTGGCTATAACTACATGCGGCAGCTCACCAATAATTTTAGCTACTTTTTCGGGATTTATAACCCCCGCTATATTTTTTCCACAATGACATACGTAAACTCCAATTTTAACATCTTCCATTTTTACACCTCTAACCTCTCTAAAATATCCTCAACTGGGCTCATGTTGAGATTTAGGCCTAGCTCCTCAGGCTTCAATCCCATGGAGAGACCTACTAGCTGTGTAAGGTAGAAAATGGGAAGCGATATTTCTTCATCTTCTAAAAGATTTTTTGCAACATCCTGCTTTACATCAAGCATTTCCATGCAGTAAGGACAAGAAGTTACTGCGGCATCAAAACCATAATCTTTCATAATTCTTATTTTCGCTGCACTTGCTTTTATAGCACTTTCCGGAGAATAAGGTAGCATTGTCGCTCCACAACAGCCTCTTTTATCGGGATAGTCTTCAGTCTCTGCACCTAATGCTCTTATAATATTGTCAATTTTAACAGGGTTCACAGCATCTTCCGGCCTAGGTATCTCAGTTGGTCTCAACGCGTGACATCCAGGGTATGAAGCTATCTTAAGATTAGACAATGGCTTAACAATCGACGCTTTTATTTTCTCAATGCCAATTACGTCGTGGAGAATTTCTATTGTATGAACGATGTCAACGTTATTGTTTAGTTCTAAATCTTCTTCTCTAAGCATTTCAGAGATTTCATTTTTAAGCTCAGGATATTTATCAAGGAAATGCCTTGTTTCTCTAAGGGAGACATCGCATCCATTACATAATACGAGAATTGGAAGCTTGTATTGCCTGGCTAATGCTAAAACTCTAGCGGACATGTAAATCCAGGCTTTTCTATCGATGCCTTTTAATGGAAATCCGCAGCAGGAAGCTCTCTCGAATTCTACCAACTCAATACCTAGCTTTGGCAAAACAGCTCTGACCGAAATTTCATAAGCGTACTGTTTAGTAGGTATAGTACAGCCTAAATAAAGTAAAAACTTTTTATCTTTCATAAATCAACGCCCCTAAACCATAGAGATAATTTTTTCTTCCATTCATTTGACTTATAGGGCTTTTCTATTTTTGGAAGACCGAGCTCATCGCGCGATACGAGCTCGAAATCTTTCGTTGTAATCTCCATAGGATTTTGAATATAACCTGTTTCTATAACATTCTTGGCCATTTCCTGAACAGCTTTTGGAGGTTTTACGCCTAGCAAGCAAGCTATATTTTTTAAGGCAATGATGGTTTCGACCGGCGATACTTCCTGTGGACAAAATTCGCTACATTTCCAACACTCGCTGCAAGCCCAAAAAATACCTGATTCAAGTAATTCATCTATATATCCAAGTTTTGTCAATGCCACTATCAGATGAGGCTTATACTCTGGAATGACTTTAGCTGACGTACAGCCGCTTGTGCACTTAGCACACTGATAGCAATATTCAGGTTGCTGAAGTCCTACCACTTTTTTAACTTTTACAACAAGCTGAGAAGACAACGCTTGAACATTTAAAGCCATTTCTATCGGCGCCTCCAAGCAGTGTTTAGCGGAGATTTTTTTCGTAAAACTGATATTTATGTTTATCAGAATTACTTTTATAAAATAGTTTTTGATAGGGACTAAAAATGTAATTTTTATCATCATAACGTTGTGATATTATTTTTAATACGAGATCATCAGAGTGGTGGAGAATTTAAATATGTTAACTTTTAAAGCTTTAACTTGGGAAATGTCATGAAATTGAAGAGAAAAGTTCCAGAAGAGCTTATTTTTAAAACTTTTATTGAATGGGATGGAGAGAGGGGTGGAAAAGCGCTTACAGGAAAATCTCAAAGCGAAATCTTATTTGATACACCGAAAATTTTTGGAGGTAAGGGAAGATATGCTTGTCCTGACGAGCTTTTCCTAGCTTCCCTAGGCGGCTGTTTAATGAATACGTTTCTTTACCTTGCCAAAAATTACGTTCGATATATAAAAGATTTTAAAATAGCTACCGAGTGCGAGATAAAGCTGGAAAGCGATGCATACATTGTAAGCAATATAAGGATGAACGCTAAGCTTATAGCATTAGAAAAATATGCTCACGCAATCAAAACTTTTCTAGAAGCAGCTTATGAGCATTGCCATCTAATCCAGCTTGTTAGAAAATCTACAAATTTAGAACTCACTGTTGAAATAGGAAAGATTAAGAAAAATAGCTTTTAACTTATTCTTTTTTAACTCCTCTCTCGATAATATCTTTCTCTTGAGCTTTTAGCGCTTCATCTCCCGTAACTAAAGTCTTTAGATCTTCTTCGAGATTGGAGGGTTTAACT
This portion of the Thermoproteales archaeon genome encodes:
- a CDS encoding CoB--CoM heterodisulfide reductase iron-sulfur subunit B family protein, with product MKDKKFLLYLGCTIPTKQYAYEISVRAVLPKLGIELVEFERASCCGFPLKGIDRKAWIYMSARVLALARQYKLPILVLCNGCDVSLRETRHFLDKYPELKNEISEMLREEDLELNNNVDIVHTIEILHDVIGIEKIKASIVKPLSNLKIASYPGCHALRPTEIPRPEDAVNPVKIDNIIRALGAETEDYPDKRGCCGATMLPYSPESAIKASAAKIRIMKDYGFDAAVTSCPYCMEMLDVKQDVAKNLLEDEEISLPIFYLTQLVGLSMGLKPEELGLNLNMSPVEDILERLEV
- a CDS encoding 4Fe-4S dicluster domain-containing protein, with translation MEAPIEMALNVQALSSQLVVKVKKVVGLQQPEYCYQCAKCTSGCTSAKVIPEYKPHLIVALTKLGYIDELLESGIFWACSECWKCSEFCPQEVSPVETIIALKNIACLLGVKPPKAVQEMAKNVIETGYIQNPMEITTKDFELVSRDELGLPKIEKPYKSNEWKKKLSLWFRGVDL
- a CDS encoding OsmC family protein, which gives rise to MKLKRKVPEELIFKTFIEWDGERGGKALTGKSQSEILFDTPKIFGGKGRYACPDELFLASLGGCLMNTFLYLAKNYVRYIKDFKIATECEIKLESDAYIVSNIRMNAKLIALEKYAHAIKTFLEAAYEHCHLIQLVRKSTNLELTVEIGKIKKNSF